TGTCATCAAGGGGGCGCCGACGACGACGCCCAGCGCATAGGCGCTGACCAGTATGCCCGCGGTCGGGATCGATACGCCGAGGTCTCCGGCGATGACCGGCAAAAGTCCCATCGGCGCAAATTCGGTGACGCCGATGCCGAAGGCGCCGACGGAAAGAGCAAGGAGCCCGGGGTTCATCTTCATCGAAAGTCCTCAGACAAGCCGCCTTCGGGCCGAAGTGCCCGCATGAGCGACAGGAATGTCGGAGGCATAAATGGCCGCTTTCGAACTGGCCGGGTAGCGTCGATTAGCGCGAAGAATCTTTGCGTCTGGCGCAAAGGTGGATTAGTCATTGCGGGATGCTAGCGGAGGCTCTGCGCAGCAGGTTCCGCGATGGCCTTGGCGGATTTGATCTGGACGCCGCTCATGAAGAACAGCAGCCATGGCGACCGTTTCACCACGGCCCAGCCTGCGAATGAAACGACGAGCGCGGCCAGCGCGAGCGCGAGATAGCGCAGCGGATAAGGCACCGGCATCGCATCGATCAGCCAGAAAGTCGCGATGATGATCGGCAGGTGCAGAAGGTAGACGACAAAGGACGCATCCACCAGTTCCCGGACTTTTCTGGACTCCGTGTGGAAAAGGGACCGAGCGCCGGCGATGATGGTCTGGATGAGACAGATGGCCGCGACGGCTTTCAGTACCGGGCGTGTATACTTGGGAAGCTCGGGCGCGCCGACCGCGACGAGTGCTGTGCAGAGGGCGATCAAGGCCACCGCCCAGGAGAAGCGGTTGAATTTTCCGTTCATTTCGGGTGCTCGGTTGAGCAGCGCGCCCAGCGCGAAATAGGGCGCATATTCAAGGGAAAAGCCCAGGGACAAAGGATTCTGCAGAAGGTCGGGAATGAACGGCCCGAGCTTCAGCAGCGCCACTTCATATACCCCCACGCACAGGCCGATGGCGATCATCGTGAGCGTGAAGAACCGCGCGCCCTGACTGTCTGCGCGGTCCAGCCGGTAGGTTCTGGCCGAGGGCACGAGGGCGAGGGCCGCGGAGGCGCAGGAAAAATAGATGAGGACGATGACGAACCAGAGGTGTCCGGTCGTCTCGCGCCCCATCGTCAGAAGCTGTCGGGCCCAGAAAGCGAACGCCGTTTCCGCGTCGCTGGAGGTTTGCAGGTCGGCTGCCAGGTTCATGAGCGGTACGATCACGATCAGCCCGGCCGCCAGTGGCGGGAGCAGCCGGACGAGGCGGCTTTGCAGGTAGGCTGCCGGTTGCCGTTTGAGGAGCAGCATCGCGGTGAAGTAACCCGCGATCAGGAAAAATCCCTGCATCCGGAACAAGTGCAGGAATTCCATCAGGTGCGTGAGTGGCAGCGATCTGTCGCGGGAGAGGACGATCCAGGACTGCCCGTCATCGCGAAAGGGATGCGCCGCATGAAAAGGAATGCCGAGCAACATCAGAAAGGCGCGCACGGCGTCCAGATGATGTTCGCGGCTCGGGTGCAGAAGAGCGCCATCGGGCGCTGACGCTATACGGACATTCCCCATGGATGCTTTTTTGCGGCAAACCGCCACGTCAGACAATTACTCTCAAGGCTGATGCCAAATTGCCGATCATGTCCCATTTGGTCAGGGCAATGCCTGAGAGGCGAGGTTTTTACGAGCTAGAGGCTTCGGGCGAGCGAGAGCGAGACGATCGCGCCTTCGCGCTGTGCGCGCTGCTCGCTGCCGCTGAACGAACCGGCGCGGCTGGGCGAATAGAAGCGGCGCAGGCGGGAAAAGTCCTGCCCGTTGATCGCCTTGACCGTCAGTGTCGTCTTGAAGCCTGCGATGGCGGTTGTCTCGACATAGGCGCCCCAGAGCGCGTGATCGCGCCAGCGCAGGACTTCGCCCGTGTAGAAGACATCGCCGTGTACCGCCGCGGTCCAGTTCACGCCCCACGAGGACTTGAAAGCGGGAACATCGTGACGGAATTCGGCCGTGATGCTGCGCGGGGAAATGTCGTCCATGACGCGGTTTCTGCCGGTTACCGGGTCTCGTAGCCGCGAGCCGCGCCAGGTGCCGTCAAGAGTCAGGCGCGCGCCCTTGAGCGCGGCGTCGAGCGGGAGCGTGCCCTGCGTGGAGATGCCCCATTGCCGGGCGTTTCCGATCGTTCCCAGCGCTTCCTCTCCCGTTGGCAGGACGAGATAGCCGAGCAGTCCGGTATGCCATTGGTGATAGGCCTCCACGGCGATGGCGCCGCCCTCGCCCCAGCGGTGGTCGATCCGCGCCAGCGCCCGCGTGATGCGCGCGGGGCGCAGGCCCGAGTTGCCGCCGAGCGGGCGCCCGTCGGCCTGGTCTACCGATGCGGCGAAGTCGCCGAAGTCGAGCTGGTCTACGGTGCGCCGCATTCCGAACCGCACTTGGGTCTTGCCGGAAGGCGACCAGACGAGTGCGGCAGAGGGCTTGAGATAGGACAGGGTCTGTTCCTGCGCCGCTTCTCCCGTAACCCGGATCTGCGAGATTTCGGCCGCTATTCCCGCTTCAAGATTGAGCTTGCGGGAGAGCTTGACGGTGAGGTTGGCGAAGGCTTCGCCGCGCAGTTCGGAAACGCGGGTGGCCGCATTGGCCAGGGGCACCGCGACCAGCCCACCGCCGGTATCCTCTGCGTAGTTGAGCAGGCTGGAAAGGCGGTTGTAAGCCACTTCGGCACCGAATTCCGGGCGTATCGGGTGATCGCCCTCACGCGTGACGGTGCCGCGTCCGACCAGTTCCATCGGTTTCTGGACCTGCGAGGACAGCCCGCGATAGTCCGCTTCCACGTAATCCTCGTCGGTGGTAAAGCGCTCGGCCCGGCCGAGACCGACCAGTTTGGTGGTCCAGCCGGAGCCAATGCGGCGGGTCCAGTCCAGGCCGAGCTCGCCGCTGCGGCCTTTCTCGTCATAGGCGATATCGCGGCGGGAATCCGGCGTTTCGTCGGCGGCGGCGAAGATGTCGATGGCGCGATCGGAGGAGTAGCCTTCCTTGTTGAGCCGCAGGTTCACAGTCAGCGTGCCGCCTCCCAGCGCACCCGAAGTGGACAGGGCAAGGCCATATTCCGGGGCCTTCGCGGATATGCTTTCCTTGCGGGTGGAACTGAGGTTTCCTGCGGCATCCCGGTCGAAATAGATGCCCTCGTCGGGGTAGCGCGTCACTTCGCCGGACAGTTCGATGCTGGTCTGCCAGCCCGCGATCCGGCGTGCGTGGCTGGCGCGGACAGAAGGCGACACAAAGCCATCAGAAGTGTGGCTGAACGTCGCCGAGACATTCCCGGAGCCCCCCGCGTCCACACGCAGCACGACATTGGCGACAAGGGTCTGTCCCTGCGCTTCGGCAGCGTCGCTTCCGCGCAGCAGGACGATGCGCTCCACCCGCGAAGCGGCGATCCGGCGCAGCACTTCGGTGATGCCGCCGCCCTTCACCGTGGGGCGCTGCCCGTCGATCAGGACATTGCCCGCGCCGCCGCCGAAACCGCGCACCGAGGTTCCTTCACTGAGCAGGAACCCGGGGGTCCGTTCGAGCATGTCGAGCGCGGTCTGGGGCTGGAACGGCTTGTAGAAATCGGCCGGGTAGACCGGGTCCGGTCCCGCCGGGACGATGGCGGGCGGGGTTTCCTGTCCTGCCGGTTCGCTGGTGCGGGTTTCGTCGGGCGGAAAGATCGCGGCCGCGACGCCGGCGGCAAGGAAGGAGAGGGCGTTCATCGGGGCGCTTTCATCATGCGGGGAGACACGGCACTTCCGGCCCGTGAACCGGCGCCGGATCGCCGCCTTGGGCGGCGACAGGAAGGCTGCTTGCGGATGACATGATCGAGCCGTTTAGTTAGTTGCGAACGATTTGCAATAAGTATCAACGGGCGGCGCCACAACTCTCTGCCGAGTTCGAAAAAGCCTATCTTTCCAGCTTGGTGGCAAGGATCACGCTGGTGCTGGTCCGCTCTATCCCGTCGAGCAGTCCGATATCGTCGATCAGGTCGTTCAGCTGGCGGCTGTCGTCCGCCTCCAGCATGGCGATGATATCGAATTCGCCGCTGATCGCGTGGACGGCCTGAACGCGAGTGATCTGTTCCAGCGCGCTTTCCACGTCGCGGTGGCAGCGCGGCACCGTCTTTATCATCATGTGCGCGCGGATGCGGCTGGCGGCGAACGCCTCGCCAAGGCGCACCGTGTAGCCGGCCACCACGCCGGCTTCCTCCAGCCTTGCCAGCCGGGAATAGAGCTGGCTGCGGGAGATGTTCAGTTCCTTGGCGAGATGGGCGATCGGTTGCCGCGCGTCCTGCCGCAGCAGCGCCAGCAATCCGTC
The DNA window shown above is from Novosphingobium sp. RL4 and carries:
- a CDS encoding acyltransferase family protein, which gives rise to MGNVRIASAPDGALLHPSREHHLDAVRAFLMLLGIPFHAAHPFRDDGQSWIVLSRDRSLPLTHLMEFLHLFRMQGFFLIAGYFTAMLLLKRQPAAYLQSRLVRLLPPLAAGLIVIVPLMNLAADLQTSSDAETAFAFWARQLLTMGRETTGHLWFVIVLIYFSCASAALALVPSARTYRLDRADSQGARFFTLTMIAIGLCVGVYEVALLKLGPFIPDLLQNPLSLGFSLEYAPYFALGALLNRAPEMNGKFNRFSWAVALIALCTALVAVGAPELPKYTRPVLKAVAAICLIQTIIAGARSLFHTESRKVRELVDASFVVYLLHLPIIIATFWLIDAMPVPYPLRYLALALAALVVSFAGWAVVKRSPWLLFFMSGVQIKSAKAIAEPAAQSLR
- a CDS encoding Lrp/AsnC family transcriptional regulator encodes the protein MHSGGRLDETDDGLLALLRQDARQPIAHLAKELNISRSQLYSRLARLEEAGVVAGYTVRLGEAFAASRIRAHMMIKTVPRCHRDVESALEQITRVQAVHAISGEFDIIAMLEADDSRQLNDLIDDIGLLDGIERTSTSVILATKLER
- a CDS encoding TonB-dependent receptor domain-containing protein: MNALSFLAAGVAAAIFPPDETRTSEPAGQETPPAIVPAGPDPVYPADFYKPFQPQTALDMLERTPGFLLSEGTSVRGFGGGAGNVLIDGQRPTVKGGGITEVLRRIAASRVERIVLLRGSDAAEAQGQTLVANVVLRVDAGGSGNVSATFSHTSDGFVSPSVRASHARRIAGWQTSIELSGEVTRYPDEGIYFDRDAAGNLSSTRKESISAKAPEYGLALSTSGALGGGTLTVNLRLNKEGYSSDRAIDIFAAADETPDSRRDIAYDEKGRSGELGLDWTRRIGSGWTTKLVGLGRAERFTTDEDYVEADYRGLSSQVQKPMELVGRGTVTREGDHPIRPEFGAEVAYNRLSSLLNYAEDTGGGLVAVPLANAATRVSELRGEAFANLTVKLSRKLNLEAGIAAEISQIRVTGEAAQEQTLSYLKPSAALVWSPSGKTQVRFGMRRTVDQLDFGDFAASVDQADGRPLGGNSGLRPARITRALARIDHRWGEGGAIAVEAYHQWHTGLLGYLVLPTGEEALGTIGNARQWGISTQGTLPLDAALKGARLTLDGTWRGSRLRDPVTGRNRVMDDISPRSITAEFRHDVPAFKSSWGVNWTAAVHGDVFYTGEVLRWRDHALWGAYVETTAIAGFKTTLTVKAINGQDFSRLRRFYSPSRAGSFSGSEQRAQREGAIVSLSLARSL